The following proteins are co-located in the Anomalospiza imberbis isolate Cuckoo-Finch-1a 21T00152 chromosome Z, ASM3175350v1, whole genome shotgun sequence genome:
- the APC gene encoding adenomatous polyposis coli protein isoform X5: MKGCMRALVAQLKSESEDLQQVIASVLRNLSWRADVNSKKTLREVGSVKALMECALEVKKESTLKSVLSALWNLSAHCTGNKADICAVDGALAFLVGTLTYRSQTNTLAIIESGGGILRNVSSLIATNEDHRQILRENSCLQTLLQHLKSHSLTIVSNACGTLWNLSARNAKDQEALWDMGAVSMLKNLIHSKHKMIAMGSAAALRNLMANRPAKYKDANIMSPGSSLPSLHVRKQKALEAELDAQHLSETFDNIDNLSPKASHRNKQRHKQNIYSEYVLDASRHDDGVCRSESFNAGNITVLSPYVNTTVLPGSSSRGNAENSRSEKDRSVERDRTVGLNTYHQAAESTGNSSKRIGMQISTAAAQIAKVMEEVTSMHIPQEDRSSGSTSEIHCLTEDRNGQRRSASAHTHSNTYFPKSENSNRTCPVPYTKMEYKRASNDSLNSVSSSDGYGKRGQMKPSIESYSEDDESKFCSYGQYPADLAHKIHSANHMDDNDEELDTPINYSLKYSDEQLNSGRQSPSQNERWARPKHIIDDEMKQNEQRQSRNQNAAYPVYTESGEDKHMKYQTPFGQQECVSSFRSRGSTGSDQNRVGPTLGMNQKVNQSLCQVDDYDDDKPTNYSERYSEEEQHEEEDRPTNYSIKYNEEEHHVDQPIDYSLKYSTEVPAPSQKPSFTFPKTTSVQLSKTDHIPPSSGSTSAPSAGSKRQNQLHPSSAQSRSGHAQKTTSCKTPSINQETIQTYCVEDTPICFSRCSSLSSLSSAEDEIGRDQSTRGTDANNTLQIAELKENSGALPTEGAASEIASTAQHIRTKSTRLQTSSLSPSDSSRHKAVEFSSGAKSPSKSGAQTPKSPPEHYVQETPLMFSRCTSVSSLDSFESRSIASSVQSEPCSGIVSGIISPSDLPDSPGQTMPPSRSKTPPPAQGVQVKREGPKGKATTTEKREPGPRQAAVNAAVQRVQVLPDADTLLHFATESTPDGFSCSSSLSALSLDEPFIQKDAELRIMPPVHENEHGNEAEPEQSEDTKDNQEKKPEKPPEAEKDILDDSDDDIEILEACIISAMPTKSSRKAKKPSQASAPKIPPPVARKPSQLPVYKLLPSQSRLQSQKHVTFTPGDDMPRVYCVEGTPINFSTATSLSDLTIESPPSELANADSVGVGAESGEFEKRDTIPTEGRSTDDSQRAKSSAVTPLGLDDDKTEESDILAECINSAMPKGKSHKPFRVKKIMDQIQQASSSPSNKNQPEGEKKKPTSPVKPVSQNNEYRARVRKSIEPKSNASNERGYPENRDAKKQNLKNNSREFHDKLPNNEERVRGSFAFDSPHHYTPIEGTPYCFSRNDSLSSLDFDDDDVDLSREKAELRKGKEGKEIESKECSNAEQSSNQLPSNRTQVCQKHPVGRSQTKTFSQSTKDIPDRGAATDEKMQNFAIENTPVCFSRNSSLSSLSDIDQENNNNKEGEPVKCPEAPEPQVESNRPQTSGYAPKSFHVEDTPVCFSRNSSLSSLSIDSEDDLLQECISSAMPKKKKPSRMKSDGEKNNSRNTGGILAEDLTLDLREIQRPDSEHGFSPDSENFDWKAIQEGANSIVSSLHQAAAAASLSRQASSDSDSILSLKSGISLGSPFHLTPDQEEKPFTSNKGPRIIKPGEKSTLESKKVESESRGIKGGKKVYKSMITGKARSNSEVSSLKQPQQTSVPSISRGRTMIHIPGLRNSSSSTSPVSKKGPPHKNMNSKSPSEGQSLTSSPRGAKSSVKPEPAPVTRQPSGLNQSGSSKGPSRSGSRDSTPSRPQQQPLSRPLQSPGRNSISPGRNGISPPNKLSQLPRTSSPSTASTKSSSSGRMSYTPPGRQMSQQNLTKQTALPKSTSSIPRSESASKGLNQTLSTSGSNKKTDLSRMPSTKSSGSESDRSDRPVLVRQSTFIKEAPSPTLRRKLEESASFESLSPSRPDSPTRSQLQTPVLSPSLPDMSLSTHSPAQSSGWRKLAPNQSPTIEYDGRPAKRHDIARSHSESPSRLLINRSGTWKREHSKHSSSLPRVSTWRRTGSSSSILSASSESSEKAKSEDEKQHGGSLPGHKQSKESQAPAKGTWRKIKENEIPQIMNDPQHSSSGATNGSDSKTLIYQMAPAVSKTEDVWVRIEDCPINNPRSGRSPTGNTPPVIDSVSEKGGVNGRDPKEIQEKQTPGNGGVPVRTVGLENRLNSFFQIDSPDKKGTETKPLQNNPVPAPEINESTVSERTPFSSSSSSKHSSPIGAVAARVTPFNYNPSRRKSSVDNSSARPSQIPTPVNNSTKKRDTKSENTDSSGTQSPKRHSGSYLVTSV; encoded by the exons ATGAAGGGCTGCATGAGAGCTCTTGTAGCCCAGCTGAAATCTGAAAGTGAAGACTTACAGCAG GTCATTGCAAGTGTATTGAGGAACTTGTCCTGGCGAGCAGACGTAAACAGTAAAAAGACTCTAAGAGAAGTTGGAAGTGTGAAAGCATTGATGGAATGTGCTTTAGAAGTTAAGAAG GAATCCACCCTGAAAAGCGTTCTGAGTGCCTTATGGAATTTGTCAGCACACTGCACTGGGAACAAAGCTGACATATGTGCTGTAGATGGTGCTCTTGCATTTCTGGTTGGCACACTGACATACCGGAGCCAAACAAACACTTTAGCCATCATAGAAAGTGGAGGAGGAATACTAAGAAATGTTTCTAGCCTAATTGCTACTAATGAGGACCATAG GCAAATCTTGCGAGAGAACAGCTGCTTACAAACCTTGTTACAACACTTGAAGTCACACAGTTTGACAATAGTTAGTAACGCATGTGGGACCCTATGGAATCTCTCTGCTCGAAATGCAAAGGATCAGGAGGCACTGTGGGACATGGGAGCCGTGAGCATGCTGAAAAACCTGATTCACTCAAAACACAAAATGATAGCCATGGGTAGTGCCGCAGCTCTACGGAACCTCATGGCAAACAGGCCAGCAAAGTACAAAGATGCCAACATTATGTCTCCAGGATCAAGCCTCCCATCCCTCCATGTCAGAAAGCAAAAGGCACTGGAAGCAGAATTAGATGCTCAGCATTTATCAGAGACTTTTGACAACATTGATAACTTAAGCCCAAAAGCATCTCACCGCAATAAGCAGAGACATAAGCAAAATATATACAGTGAGTATGTCCTCGATGCCAGCCGCCACGACGATGGGGTGTGCAGGTCAGAGAGCTTTAATGCTGGCAATATAACTGTGCTCTCACCATATGTAAATACTACGGTATTACCTGGCTCCTCCAGTAGAGGAAACGCAGAAAATTCTCGATCTGAGAAAGACAGGAGTGTTGAAAGGGATCGAACAGTAGGTTTAAATACCTATCATCAAGCTGCAGAGAGTACTGGGAATTCCTCTAAGAGAATAGGAATGCAGATTTCTACTGCTGCAGCTCAGATTGCCAAAGTTATGGAAGAAGTAACAAGCATGCACATTCCACAGGAAGACAGAAGTTCTGGTTCCACTTCTGAAATACACTGTTTGACAGAAGACAGAAATGGCCAAAGAAGGTCAGCCTCTGCCCATACTCACTCAAATACATACTTTCCAAAATCCGAGAACTCAAACAGGACATGTCCTGTGCCGTATACAAAAATGGAATACAAAAGAGCTTCAAATGATAGTTTAAATAGTGTCAGCAGCAGTGACGGCTATGGTAAAAGAGGCCAAATGAAACCTTCCATTGAGTCTTACTCCGAAGATGATGAAAGTAAATTCTGTAGTTATGGCCAATATCCAGCTGACTTGGCACACAAGATTCATAGTGCAAATCACATGGATGACAATGATGAAGAACTAGACACTCCTATTAATTATAGTCTTAAATACTCAGATGAGCAGTTAAATTCTGGAAGGCAAAGTCCATCCCAGAATGAAAGATGGGCAAGGCCTAAGCATATAATAGATgatgaaatgaaacaaaatgagCAAAGACAGTCAAGGAACCAAAATGCAGCCTACCCTGTGTATACTGAAAGTGGAGAGGATAAACACATGAAATATCAGACACCTTTTGGACAGCAGGAGTGTGTTTCTTCCTTTAGATCAAGAGGATCCACTGGCTCAGATCAGAACAGAGTAGGCCCAACTCTTGGAATGAATCAGAAAGTAAACCAGTCCTTGTGCCAGGTTGATGATTATGATGACGATAAGCCAACCAACTATAGTGAACGTTATTCTGAGGAGGAACAACATGAAGAGGAAGACAGACCAACTAATTACAGCATAAAGTACAATGAAGAGGAACATCATGTTGATCAGCCTATTGATTATAGTTTAAAATATTCAACAGAAGTTCCAGCACCTTCTCAGAAGCCATCTTTTACTTTTCCAAAAACTACTTCAGTGCAACTCAGTAAAACTGACCATATTCCCCCAAGCAGTGGGAGCACATCAGCCCCCTCAGCTGGTTCAAAGAGGCAGAACCAGCTTCACCCaagctctgcacagagcagaagtggtCATGCACAGAAGACCACCTCCTGTAAGACTCCCTCTATTAATCAGGAAACTATACAAACTTACTGCGTGGAAGATACCCCGATATGTTTTTCAAGGTGTAGCTCTTTGTCATCCTTGTCATCAGCTGAAGATGAAATAGGACGTGATCAATCCACACGTGGCACTGATGCCAATAACACATTGCAGATTGCAGAACTGAAGGAGAACAGTGGGGCTCTACCTACAGAAGGTGCGGCAAGTGAAATTGCATCAACAGCACAACACATCAGAACAAAATCCACTAGACTTCAGACTTCCAGCTTGTCTCCTTCTGATTCCTCTAGACATAAAGCTGTTGAATTTTCTTCAGGTGCCAAATCTCCCTCAAAGAGTGGTGCCCAAACTCCTAAAAGCCCACCAGAACATTATGTACAGGAAACGCCACTCATGTTCAGCAGATGTACTTCTGTAAGTTCCCTGGACAGTTTTGAAAGCCGTTCAATTGCTAGTTCAGTTCAAAGTGAGCCTTGCAGTGGAATAGTAAGTGGTATTATAAGTCCCAGTGACCTTCCAGACAGCCCTGGACAAACAATGCCTCCAAGCAGAAGTAAAACACCACCGCCTGCTCAAGGAGTTCAAGTAAAAAGAGAGGGACCTAAAGGAAAAGCAACCACTACAGAGAAGAGAGAGCCTGGTCCTAGACAGGCAGCTGTAAATGCAGCTGTTCAAAGAGTACAGGTACTGCCAGATGCTGATACACTATTACATTTTGCCACAGAAAGCACACCAGATGGATTTTCTTGCTCTTCTAGCCTGAGTGCTCTGAGCCTTGATGAGCCATTTATACAGAAGGATGCAGAGTTAAGAATTATGCCCCCAGTTCATGAAAATGAGCATGGTAACGAAGCAGAACCTGAACAGTCAGAGGATACAAAGGATAACCAAGAGAAGAAACCAGAGAAGCCACCTGAAGCAGAAAAAGACATTCTGGATGATTCTGATGACGATATTGAAATACTGGAAGCGTGTATTATTTCTGCAATGCCAACGAAGTCTTCACGTAAAGCCAAAAAGCCTTCTCAAGCATCGGCTCCAAAAATACCTCCTCCTGTAGCCAGAAAGCCCAGCCAGTTGCCAGTGTACAAACTTTTGCCTTCACAAAGCAGACTGCAATCACAAAAGCATGTGACTTTTACACCAGGAGATGATATGCCACGGGTATATTGTGTTGAGGGTACTCCAATTAATTTTTCAACAGCTACATCTCTGAGTGACCTGACAATAGAATCCCCCCCGAGTGAGCTGGCCAATGCAGACAGTGTGGGTGTGGGAGCAGAATCAGGGGAGTTTGAAAAGCGGGACACCATTCCTACAGAAGGCAGAAGTACTGATGATTCTCAGAGAGCAAAAAGCTCAGCTGTGACACCCCTTGGCCTGGATGATGACAAAACAGAAGAGAGTGACATTTTGGCTGAGTGCATTAACTCAGCTATGCCAAAAGGAAAAAGTCACAAACCTTTCAGAGTGAAGAAGATAATGGATCAAATTCAACAAGCATCTTCATCTCCAAGTAATAAAAACCAACCAGAAGGTGAGAAAAAGAAGCCAACATCACCAGTAAAGCCTGTTTCCCAAAACAATGAATACAGAGCACGTGTGCGAAAAAGCATAGAACCCAAAAGCAATGCTAGTAATGAAAGAGGCTATCCAGAGAACAGAGATGCAAAGAAACAGaaccttaaaaataattcaagagAGTTTCATGACAAATTGCCAAATAATGAAGAGCGTGTAAGAGGAAGCTTTGCATTTGATTCCCCTCATCATTATACACCTATTGAGGGAACTCCTTACTGTTTTTCACGGAATGATTCCCTGAGTTCTTTAGattttgatgatgatgatgttgACCTTTCAAGGGAGAAGGCAGAattaaggaaaggaaaagaaggaaaggaaattgaAAGTAAAGAGTGCTCTAATGCAGAGCAGTCTTCAAATCAGCTACCAAGTAACAGGACACAAGTTTGTCAAAAACACCCAGTGGGCAGAAGCCAGACAAAAACTTTCTCTCAGTCAACTAAAGATATTCCAGACAGAGGAGCAGCTACAGATgagaaaatgcagaattttgcTATTGAAAACACACCTGTTTGTTTTTCTCGCAATTCATCTCTTAGCTCCCTCAGTGATATTGATCAAgaaaacaataacaacaaagaAGGGGAACCTGTAAAATGTCCTGAGGCTCCCGAGCCACAGGTGGAATCCAACAGACCACAGACTTCTGGTTATGCACCTAAATCATTTCATGTTGAAGATACTCCTGTGTGCTTCTCTAGAAACAGCTCTCTGAGTTCTCTTAGCATTGACTCAGAAGATGATCTTCTGCAGGAATGCATTAGTTCTGCTATgcctaaaaagaaaaagccctcAAGAATGAAGAGTGatggtgaaaaaaataattccagaaACACAGGTGGTATACTAGCTGAAGATTTAACACTGGATTTAAGAGAGATACAGAGGCCAGATTCAGAACATGGTTTTTCACCTGATTCAGAAAACTTTGACTGGAAAGCTATACAAGAAGGTGCAAATTCTATAGTTAGTAGCTTGCAtcaagctgcagctgctgcatcaCTGTCTAGACAAGCGTCATCAGACTCTGACTCTATCCTTTCCTTAAAATCTGGTATTTCGCTAGGGTCACCATTTCATCTTACCCCAGATCAAGAAGAAAAACCTTTCACTAGTAATAAAGGTCCAAGAATTATTAAGCCAGGAGAGAAGAGTACACTGGAGTCTAAAAAAGTAGAATCAGAAAGTAGGGGAATCAAAGGAGGGAAGAAAGTGTATAAAAGTATGATCACAGGAAAAGCACGCTCTAATTCAGAAGTTTCAAGTTTGAAGCAACCACAACAGACAAGTGTGCCTTCAATCTCACGTGGCAGAACAATGATCCATATTCCAGGACTTCGAAATAGTTCTTCAAGTACTAGTCCTGTTTCTAAAAAAGGACCCCCACACAAAAACATGAACTCCAAAAGTCCCAGTGAAGGCCAAAGTTTGACTAGTTCTCCAAGAGGAGCCAAATCATCAGTGAAacctgagccagctcctgtgactAGGCAGCCATCAGGGTTGAACCAGAGTGGATCAAGTAAAGGACCTTCTAGATCAGGATCTAGAGACTCCACTCCTTCTAGACCTCAGCAGCAGCCATTAAGTAGGCCTCTGCAATCTCCTGGACGAAACTCCATTTCCCCAGGAAGAAATGGTATCAGTCCTCCCAACAAACTGTCACAGTTGCCAAGAACATCATCTCCTAGCACAGCTTCAACTAAATCCTCAAGTTCAGGTAGAATGTCATACACACCACCAGGAAGACAGATGAGCCAGCAAAACCTTACAAAGCAAACTGCCTTACCTAAGAGTACTAGTAGCATTCCACGAAGTGAGTCTGCTTCAAAGGGGTTAAACCAAACTCTCAGCACCAGTGGATCAAACAAAAAGACTGACCTATCCAGAATGCCATCCACAAAGTCTAGTGGAAGTGAATCTGATAGATCTGACAGACCTGTTCTTGTTCGTCAGTCAACTTTTATTAAAGAGGCTCCGAGCCCGACTCTGAGACGGAAATTAGAAGAGTCAGCTTCATTTGAATCTCTGTCACCTTCCAGACCAGATTCTCCCACAAGGTCCCAACTGCAGACCCCAGTTTTAAGTCCTTCTCTTCCTGATATGTCTTTATCCACTCATTCACCTGCCCAGAGTAGTGGTTGGCGAAAATTAGCTCCTAATCAGAGCCCTACCATAGAATATGATGGGAGACCAGCAAAGCGTCATGACATAGCTCGTTCCCATTCTGAGAGTCCGTCTAGGCTGCTGATCAACAGATCAGGAACATGGAAGCGCGAGCACAGTAAGCATTCCTCATCACTTCCTCGTGTAAGCACTTGGCGAAGAACTGGAAGTTCCTCCTCAATCCTGTCAGCTTCTTCAGAATCCAGTGAAAAGGCAAAAAGCGAAGATGAAAAGCAGCATGGAGGTTCTCTCCCTGGACACAAGCAAAGTAAAGAAAGCCAAGCACCAGCAAAAGGTacttggagaaaaataaaagaaaatgaaattcctCAGATAATGAATGATCCTCAGCATTCTTCTTCGGGTGCCACAAATGGCTCTGATTCCAAAACCCTCATCTATCAGATGGCTCCAGCTGTCTCTAAGACAGAGGATGTGTGGGTGAGGATAGAGGATTGCCCAATTAACAACCCTCGATCTGGAAGGTCCCCAACTGGAAATACTCCCCCTGTTATTGACAGTGTTTCAGAGAAAGGGGGTGTGAATGGTAGAGATCCTAAAGAGATTCAAGAAAAGCAAACCCCAGGGAATGGAGGTGTTCCTGTTCGTACCGTTGGCTTAGAAAACCGTCTGAACTCTTTCTTTCAGATAGACAGTCCAGACAAGAAAGGCACTGAAACAAAGCCTCTGCAGAATAATCCTGTTCCTGCCCCAGAAATTAATGAAAGTACTGTTAGTGAGCGTACTCCATTCAGTTCCAGTAGCTCAAGCAAGCACAGCTCCCCCATCGGTGCTGTGGCAGCACGGGTGACTCCTTTCAACTACAACCCGAGCCGCAGGAAGAGCAGCGTGGACAATAGTTCTGCTCGGCCCTCACAGATACCAACCCCGGTGAATAACAGCACCAAGAAACGTGACACCAAGTCTGAAAACACTGACTCCAGTGGAACACAAAGCCCTAAACGTCACTCTGGCTCTTACCTGGTAACTTCTGTTTAa